CCCTCGGCGCCGTCGTCGCACAGCTCGTCGCCGCCACCGTCAACCAGGGCGACGGCGGACTGGACCACTCCGGACTCTTCAAGCAGGTCCTCCAGCTTTCCGGCCGCAGCTAGGTTTCGACAGGCTCAACCACCGGGCCGACACCAGAATTCAAAAGGGAACAGCCGGCGTCGTACATTACGACGCCGGCTTCCCCGAACGCACCCAACTTCAGCCCCAGCCGCCACAGCCGGGCACCAAAAAACAGACTTTCAAGGAGCACACAATGACGAAGATGCGTACCGTAGACGCAGCAGTCGCCATCCTGGAAAAGGAGGGCGCCACCGAGGCGTTCGGCCTGCCAGGCGCGGCGATCAACCCGTTCTACTCGGCAATGAGGGCCCACGGCGGCATCCGCCACACGCTGGCCCGCCACGTAGAAGGCGCCAGCCACATGGCCGACGGCTACTCCCGCGCCGCGGACGGCAACATCGGCATCTGCATCGGCACCTCCGGCCCCGCCGGCACGGACATGATCACCGGCCTGTACGCCGCCTGGGCGGATTCCATCCCCATGCTCTGCATCACCGGCCAGGCCCCCGTGGCCAAGCTGCACAAGGAAGACTTCCAGGCCGTGGACATCGAGTCCATCGCCAAGCCCGTCACCAAGATGGCCATGACCGTCCTGGAACCGGGCCAGGTTCCGGGCGCCTTCCAGAAGGCGTTCCAGCTGATGCGCTCCGGCCGCCCCGGCCCGGTGCTGCTGGACCTGCCCATCGATGTTCAGATGGCCGAGATCGAGTTCGACATCGACACCTACGAGCCCCTGGCCGTGGAGAAGCCCCGCGCCAGCCGCAAGCAGCTGGAAAAGGCCCTGGACATGCTCACCGCTGCCACCCACCCGCTGATCGTGGCCGGCGGCGGCATCATCAACGCCGGCGCCTCCGCGCAGCTGGTTGAACTGGCCGAACTGCTCAACGTTCCGGTCATCCCCACCCTGATGGGCTGGGGCGCCATCGCGGACGACCACCCGCTGATGGCCGGCATGGTGGGTCTGCAGACCTCGCACCGCTATGGCAACGAGACCATGCTGGCCTCGGACTTCGTCATCGGCATCGGCAACCGCTGGGCCAACCGCCACACCGGCGGCCTGGACACCTACACGGCCGGCCGCAAGTTCGTGCACATCGACATCGAGCCCACCCAGATCGGCCGCGTGTTTTCCCCGGACCTGGGCATCGCCTCCGACGCCGGCGCGGCGCTGGACGGCTTGCTGGAACTGGCGCGTGAGCGCAAGGCCGCCGGCTCCCTGCCGGACTACTCCGGCTGGGTTGCCGAGTGTGCCGAGCGCAAGGGCACCATGCACCGCAAGACGCACTTCGAGAACATCCCCATCAAGCCGCAGCGCGTGTACGAGGAAATGAACCGCTCCTTCGGCAAGGACACCATCTACGTGTCCACCATCGGCCTGTCCCAGATCGCCGGCGCGCAGATGCTGCACGTCTTCGGCCCGCGTAAATGGATCAACGCCGGCCAGGCCGGTCCCCTGGGCTGGACCGCCCCGGCCGCCCTGGGCGTGGTCCGCGGCAAGCCGGACGAGACCGTTGTTGCGCTGTCCGGTGACTACGATTTCCAGTTCATGATCGAGGAACTGGCCGTGGGCGCGCAGTTCAACCTGCCGTACATCCACGTGGTGGTGAACAACTCCTACCTGGGCCTGATCCGCCAGTCCCAGCGCGGCTTCAACATGGAACAGAACGTGTCCCTGGCGTTCGACAACATCAACTCCCCCGAGACCAACGGCTACGGCGTGGACCACGTCAAGGTGGCCGAAGGCCTGGGCTGCAAGGCCATCCGCGTGGAGGACCCCAATGATCTGGGTGCTGCGTTCGACAAGGCCAAGGCGATGATGGGCGAGTTCCAGGTTCCGGTAGTGGTTGAAGTGATCCTGGAAAAGATCACCAACATCTCCATGGGCCTGGAAATCAACGCTGTGAACGAGTTCGAGGACCTGGCCGAGACCCGCGAGGACGCCCCCACGGCCATCCTGGGACTGCAGGCCTAATCCATGCGCGTTGTTATTGCCCCGGACAAGTTCAAGGGCTCGCTCTCCGCCCCGGACGTTGCCCGGCATCTGGAAGCAGGGCTGCAGGCAGCTGCCGGCGGCAACCTCGAGGTACTCCGCATTCCAGTGGCCGACGGCGGCGAGGGCACCTTGGATGCCGCCGTCGGCTCCGGTTTCACCCGCCGGAGCGCCGTGGTCAGCGGCCCTACCGGGCAGCCGCTCCGGGCAGAGTTCGCGGTCCGCGGCCGCGAGGCTGTCATTGAAATGGCTGCCGCGTCCGGGCTCGCCGTCCTTCCTCCCCTCGGCCAACACAGCGGCGTCCCGGACTCCGCCAGCGCCAAGAGCGCCACCAGCCTGGGTACCGGTGAACTGATCCGGGCAGCGCTCGACGCCGGCTGCCGGCAGATCATCCTGGGTGTCGGCGGCAGCGCCAACACCGACGGCGGCGCGGGACTCCTTCAGGGGCTCGGCGCCAAGCTGCTCGACGCCGACGGCCGGGAACTCCCGCCCGGCGGCGCCGCCTTGGCCCGGCTTGCCAGCATTGACCTGTCCGGCTTCGATGTCCGGCTCGAGGAATCACGCTTTGTGCTGGCCAGCGATGTGGACAACCCCCTGCTGGGCCTTGAAGGCGCAGCCACGATCTTCGGGCCGCAGAAGGGTGCGTCACCGGCGGACGTCGAAACCCTCGATGCTGCTCTGGCCAACTTTGTCCGGGTTCTCGCAGGTGAGATCGGCTCCCGGGCCGAACGCGCCGCGCAGGCTCCGGGCGCCGGAGCAGCCGGCGGCGTGGGCTACGCAGCCATCGCGGTACTGGCCGCGACCCGCAGGCCGGGCATCGACGTCGTACTCGAATTCACCGAACTGGCAGACCGGCTGGCTGGCGCCGATCTGGTGATCACCGGCGAAGGCAGCCTGGACGAACAGAGCCTGCTGGGCAAAACGCCCATGGGCGTGGCCCGGGCCGCGTCCCACGCGGGCGTCCCGGTGATCGCGGTGTGCGGACGCACCACGCTCAGCCAGGAACAGCTTGCGGAAGCCGGCTTCGCCCAGGTCTATGCTTTGACGGATCTGGAAGCCAATGTAGATATATGTATAGCTGAAGCGGGACCGCTTCTGGAACAGCTGGGCAAGCACATCGGCGTGCAGCTCGCGGGCAACCTGCTGTCCGGAAACAACCCGGCAAGCAGCGCCGACACCAAGGAGGACCTCCATGTCTGAAGAAACCTATGACCTCGTCATCCGTGGCCAGCGGATCCTGACCACCGCCGGCATCACCGCCCGTGAAGTGGGCGTGCGCGGCGGCGTGATCGTGGCCATCGAGCCGCTCGGGAACGCTCTCCAGGGCACCGAAATCATTGAACTGGCCGACGACGAAACCCTCATCCCCGGCCTGGTGGACACCCACGTCCACGTCAACGAGCCCGGCCGCACCGAGTGGGAGGGCTTCGCCTCCGCCACCCGCGCCGCCGCGGCCGGCGGCGTGACCACCATCATCGACATGCCGCTGAACAGCATCCCGCCCACCACCACCGTGGAGGGCCTCAAACTCAAGCGCGAGGTGGCCGAGGACCAGGCGTTTGTGGACGTAGGGTTCTGGGGCGGCGCCGTGCCCGGCAACAAGGCCGAGCTGCGCGGCCTGCATGACGAAGGCGTCTTCGGCTTCAAGTGTTTCCTCCTGCACTCCGGCGTGGACGAGTTCCCGCATCTGGAAGCGGACGAGATGGAGGAGGACATGGCCGAGCTCAAGTCCTTCGACTCGCTCATGATTGTGCACGCCGAGGACTCCCACGCCATTGACCACGCACCCCATCCGGGCGGCGACCAGTACTCCACTTTCCTGGCCTCCCGCCCCCGCGGCGCCGAGAACAAGGCCATCGCCGAGGTGATCGAGCGCGCCCGCTGGACGGGCGCCCGCGCCCACATCCTGCACCTCTCCTCCTCCGACGCGCTGCCGATGATCGCCACGGCCAAGCGCGACGGCGTCCACCTCACCGTGGAGACCTGCCCGCACTACCTCACCCTGATGGCCGAGGAAATCCCCAACGGCGCCACGGCCTACAAGTGCTGCCCGCCCATCCGCGAGGCCTCCAACCGGGAGCTGCTGTGGAAGGGCCTGCAGGACGGCACCATCGACTGCATCGTCTCGGACCACTCCCCCAGCACCCTGGACCTCAAGGACCTGGAAAACGGCGATTTCGCCGTGGCCTGGGGCGGCGTCTCCTCGCTTCAGCTGGGCCTGTCCCTGATCTGGACCGAAGCCCGGCACCGCGGCATCACCCTGGAGCAGGTGGTGTCCTGGATGGCCGAGAAGCCCGCCGCTTTGGCGCGGCTGGGCAACAAGGGCCAGCTGGCCCTGGGCTACGACGCGGACTTCTCCGTCTTCGCCCAGGACGAGGCCTACGTGGTGGACGTGACCAAGCTAAAGCACAAAAACCCCATCACCCCGTACGACGGCAAAGCCCTCTCCGGCGTGGTCCGTAAAACGTTCCTGCGCGGCACCGCGATCGACGGCCGGACCCCCAGCGGCAAACTCCTCCGCCGCGGCGGGGTCTGAGGCGCCACAAATGGCCGTAAGTGTCCACGCCCCGCGCGGTTTCCGGGATCGGCGGCATCTGGCGCCCGTCCCGGAGTCCAAGGCGGCCCGGGCAGAGGCCGCCGGAGCCAAGGCCGCCGGGCGTAAGGCGCGGGGGCTGGCCGTCTGGGTCATGCCCGCGGATGGCCAGGCAATCGACCACGCCGTGATGGCCCGCGCCGCGCAGCTGGTGCTGGCGCGCGCCCTGAAGATTGCTCCGGAGGCGGAAGTCCACTGGCCTGCCGCCGGAGCTGCAACGTACCCCGAGGGGGCCGGTCCGGACGCAACGGACCACGACGGCGGGACTCCCGTTCCGCCGTCGGCCTCCACAGAGGATGCCTCCACAGAGGATGCCTCCCTCCGGGATGCCTCCACGGCGGACGTTCCCCCGACGAACGACGCCGGCGCCACCCGGCTGCCGCCGTCGGCCGGCCCTGCGAGCCGGGCAGCCGTGGACCTGGCCAAGGGTGAAGTGCTGCTGGACGGCAAGCGCGTGGCGCTGACCGGCGTCGAGTTCAAGGTGCTGCGGTACCTCGTGGAAAACTGTTCGCGGGCCATCAGCCGGGAGGAGCTCCAGCGGTTCCTGGAATCATGGGACAGCCCCGGAGCAGCCACCCGGTCCATCGACGTTTATGTGGGGCGCGTGCGGCGGAAACTGCGCGGTGCCCGCCATGTTGTGGCCACGGTTCGCGGCGGCGGCTACCAGTTCATCCCCGGCCCGTCAGCGACTGTCCGCGGGCCTGCGGAATACAGCATATGACGGCGATGTTGTCCTCTATACGGTTACCCGCTTCACTTGTTTCTGACTGATCCATTTTGTCTGACCTGTTTTTGATTGACACCAGAGTCTCCCGAAGGAATCCCATGAGCCCTACACTGACCACCAAGCTTCAGCCCGGAACCCAGGCCCCGGACTTCACGCTTCCGGACGCCGACGGCAAGCAGGTCGCGCTGGCCGATTACCGCGGCAAGAACGTCATCGTGTACTTCTACCCGCAGGCCGCGACACCCGGCTGCACCACGGAAGCGTGCGATTTCCGCGACAGCCTGGCGTCCCTTCAGGGCTCCGGCTACGAGGTCCTCGGAGTCTCCCCCGACGGCCCGGAGGCCATTGCCGCATTCACCGGCGACTTCGCGCTGACCTTCCCGCTCCTGTCCGACGAAGACCACGCCGTGGCCCTCGCCTACGGCGCCTGGGGCGAGAAGCTGGTGGGCGGCGAGGTGGTTGACGGCCTGGTGCGCTCCACCGTGGTGCTGGATCCCGAGGGCAGGGTCACCCTGGCCCAGTACCAGGTCAAGGCCCAGGGCCACGTGCAGGCGCTGAAGGAATCCCTGGGCGTTTAGGGCTTCCAAACGCCAAACCCGGCCCTCCCGCCGCTTTCGCAGGTTTCAGGCAACGCCCCCGCACGTCAGGTGCGGGGGCGTTGCGCTTTACTGCGGGAGCACGGGGAGACCCGCCAGGCTGCCCGCCCGCCGTGTTCCAGGGCTCCTCGGTTACCGGGATCCACCAGTCCCGGGCGCCGGCTGGGTAGTTGGCCCGCAGCACTTCCGCGACAGTATGGGGACAATTACGGTCAGACGGTACCGAGAAAGTCTTCGAGCAGCACGACTTCCAGACCAGCCGCGAGCTGCGCCTTTCGGAACGCCGCCAGATCCGCGGCGAATTCGGGGCGGAAATGCATCAGGACAATGTCGCCGGGGCGCAGGGAACTGCCTACCTGATAGTCCATGTGACCGGCGTTGGCCTTGGCTTCCCAGGTGATGACGGCCTTTAGCCCGGCGTCGGCTACAGCTTTCAACATGAGATTTGAGTAGGCACCTCCCGGTGGCCGGAACAGGGTGGGGCGGCGCCCGTACTGCTGCAGGGCGTAGTCCTGCATGCCGGTGATTTCGGCAAGCTGCTGATCGTAACCGAACTGCTGCACCATGTTGACGTTGTGGCTGACCGTGTGGTTCTCAATGAGGCTCCCCTGGGCCTGGAACTCCTTGAAGAAACCGGGATTGCCCTGAACAAAATTCCGGGTCAGGAATATGGTTGCCGGATAGTCGAACTTCGTCATGAGCGCGGCCATCTCGGGCGTTTTGGTGATGCCGTCATCGATAGTCAGGAACACCACCGGATGCTTCGTCTGGACCCTGGTGATCACCGGGGCGAGGCCGTTCTGAATCGGTGGAAGCTGGAAGTCCGGGACAAAACTCTTCCGGATCCTTTTTATTGCCGAGGGGGAAGCGCTTGCCGTCGGACTGTGCGTTGCTGCCGCCGGTGAGGGATACGGGGGTGGCCTCGTCGCGGAAGCGGAGGGAACGGCGCCGACCGACGCCGCAGGTCCGGTGCCCGGGCTCGCGCAGGCACTCAATCCAGCTACCAGCGAAACGCCGAGAGCGCCGAGGGCTGAGCGCCGGCTAACGGGGGAGGACATGTCCGGTGAATGGTTAAGGCACATGGAGTTCCTGCTTCGGGAGGGTGTCTTGAGTATACGGCGAGTAGCGGCATCAACTCAGAAAGCTGGGTTCGCGGCGGGCGAGTGTCGTTCAGGACGATCTCGTACGAGGTTCCGTCCAGACTGAACATCATGGTCTCGCCGGTAGAGGATCTACCGAGACCGGCTTCCTCTTCCCGGGCAAGGAGCCCCTCAGGCCTTCGCCATAGCCTCCGCAAGGGCCCCGAGTACCAGGGTCACGGCTGCCTTGTCCGCGTTGGGTCCCATGGTGCCGATCCGCCAGACCGTTGACGCGAACTCGCCCACCCCCGCGCCGATCTCAATACTGAAGTTCTCCAAAAGATAGCGGCGGACGGCAGCCGAATCCACGCCGTCGGGCACGTTAACGGTGGTGAGGCTGGGCAGCCGGTGCCCTTCCGCAGCGAAGAGCGTCAGCCCCAGCTCCTGCAACCCGGCCTGCAGAGCCGCCCCGGCGGCGCGGTGCCGTGTCCATACGGTGTCCAGCCCCTCGTTCAGGATCCGGTCAAGGCCGGCTTCCAGTCCGGCAATCATGGTGACCGGAGCGGTGTGGTGGTAGGTCCTGCCGCTCCCGCTGGCCGCACCCGCGTAGCCACCCAGCAGGCCAATATCCAGGTACCAGGACCGGGGATCCATGACGCGCTGCTCGAATGCGCGATCTGACACCGTGAACGGGGAAAGCCCCGGCGGCACGCCCAGGCACTTCTGTGTTCCGGCGTAGCCCACGTCGATCCCCCAGTCGTCGGTAAGCAGTTCAAGCCCGCCGATGGACGTCACGGCGTCGACAATCAGCAGGGCGTCGCCCTTGTTCTGGCCCAGCGGGGCAACATCGGACAGCACACCCGTGGACGTCTCCGCGTGGACGGCCGCAATCACCGTGGGACTCGGATGGGCTTCGAGGACGCGCTCGACGTCGACAGGCCGGCCCCACTCGTGATCGACCCTCACAACGGTGGCTCCGCAGCGGCGGGCTACCTCGCACATGCGCTCACCGAACAGGCCGTTGACGGCGATGACCGCTACGTCACCTTCCGCCACGGTGTTCACAAAGGCAGCCTCCATCCCTCCGGACCCGGTCGCGCTTAGCGGCAGGGTCCTGGCGTTGGCCGTCCCCCACACCTTCCGGAGGCCCTCGCAGGTGTTGTCCAGCCTCTCGATGAACACCGGATCCAGGTGCCCGATCACAGGATGTGCCAGCGCGGCGGTCACTTCCGGATAGCAATTGCCCGGCCCGGGGCCGAACAGGTACCGGGACGTCAGATTTTGTGCCATGGGGATCTCCTTGAAGCAGTTGATGCATATTCTCCCCCGCGCGCGTGCCTCGGCGGGGACATGTGCGAACACTTTCATGGACCCGACGTGACAAAGTTTGTAAATACAGGGGTTAATAGAGGCATGCCTTCAATCGCTGAACCCCGCCGCGCCGTCGTGATTGAGGATGATCCTGACATCCGCGGCCTGATCGCGCGGATTCTGGTCAATCAGGGCTTTGATGTGACCGAGGCGGGCGCGGGGCTGCCGGGCATCGAGGCGGTCCGGCGCACGAATGCCGATCTGGTCACACTGGACCTGAATCTTCCCGATCTGGACGGCCTGGAGGTCTGCAAAAAGCTGCGCGAATTCTCCGACGCGTTCATCATCATGCTCACCGCGAGGGTGGACGAGATCAACAAACTCACGGGGCTGGACAGCGGCGCCGATGACTACGTCAGCAAGCCCTTCAGCCCCCGCGAATTCAAATCCAGGATCAACGCGCTCTTCCGGCGCGCCGCACGCCTGTAGTGGATTCCGCTGCGCGGAGCGAACTCGACCGCGCCGCCGAAGTCCAGCAAAGCCTGCTGCCGAAGAAGGCAGTCCACCTTGAGGGCTACGAGGTGGCCGGCGTCTTCCGGCCGTCCCGCACTGTGGGCGGGGATTTCTACGACTGGTACCAGACGCCGGACGGGCTGCATCTGACCTTCGCCGATGCCATGGGCAAAGGCATGGGCGCGGCCCTCATCGCTGCTACCGTGCGTGCGGTGATGCGATCCATGGCCCATAACCCGGACCTGGGCAGCGCCTTCGACACCGCGAGCCGCGCCATCGCGGCGGACCTGGACCTCTCGGGATCATTCGTCACACTCTTCCACGCGCGGCTCGACTCCGGTTCCGGCAAGGTCAGCTATGTGGACGCCGGCCATGGCCTGGCCATTCACGTTCGGACTGAGGGAACGGCACACCGGTTGCCCTCCGCCGGGCCCCCGGTGGGTGCGTGGCCTGATGCACACTGGCGGCAGGCGGACCTGGAACTGGCTCCGGGCGACTCCCTGGTGGTGGTCAGCGACGGCGTTCTGGATGCCTTCGGATCCGTGGACGAATTCACTGCGGAAGTGCTGCGGGCCGTCCACGGCCGGCCCACCGCACAAAGCGCGTGCGCTGCCGTGCTGCGCCTGGCCCCGGAAGACACCGCGGAAGACGACGTCACGGCAGTGGTGGTCCGCCGCGATCCCGCAAGCCGCAATCCCGCACAAGGCACGGCCGGAACACCTGAACCATGACCCGGTTCTGGACCCGGCTGTTCGTGATCCTGACCGTCGTCCTTGGACTGAACTACGTCAGCTGGCGCTGGGCCGTTTCGCTCAACTGGGATGCCTGGTGGATCGCCGTGCCGCTTGTGGCCGCAGAGACCTACAGCCTGATCGACGTCCTGCTGTTCGGCATGACGGTGTGGCAGCTCAAAATCCGCAAGGCACCTCCGGCAGCACCCGCCGCCGCCACCGTGGACGTCTTTATCACCACCTACAACGAGCCGCTGGACATGGTGATGGCCACCGCCCTGGCGGCCCAGCGGATCCGCCGCCCGCACAGCACCTGGATTCTCGACGACGGCGCCCGGCCGGAGCTTCGCGACCTCGCCGAACAGCACGGCATGGGTTACGTGACCCGAAGCGAAGACTGGAAGGACCGCCCGCGGCACGCCAAGGCCGGTAACCTCAACAACGCGCTGATGGTCACCGAAGGCGAATTCATCCTCATCCTCGACGCCGATCAGATTCCTGAACCGGACATTCTGGACAAAACGCTGGGGTACTTCAACAGCCGGCGTGTGGCCCTGGTGCAGACGCCCCAGTACTTCAGCAACGTTCCCGCGGACGATCCCCTGGGCAGCCAGGCACCCCTGTTCTATGGCCCCATCCAGCAGGGCAAGGACGGCTGGAACGCGGCATTCTTCTGTGGATCAAACGCCATCCTCCGCCGCGAAGCCCTGATGCAGCTGGGGCTGGTGGGCTACGTCAAGGAAACCGAGAAGAGCATCCGCCGGGCCCTGGCCGCGTCCCAGTCGGCCATCCGGAAAGCACGGAAGTCCGCGGACATCGAAGCCCCGCTGGTGGCACAGATGCTGGACGAGGTGGAAGCCGCCACTGTCCGGGCGCAGCGCGAGCTCGGCGACGGCGAATCGCTCAGCGAGATCACGTACAGGGTGCGCCGCCGGGTGGACCAGGCCGTCCAGGCCCTGGTGCAGGCAGACGTTTCCGCGCTTCAGGCCGACCTGGAGGAAATCGCCGCCATGGAGCTGGCCCGTGTGGGCGAATCCGGCGTCCATGTGGTGACGGACGATGCCGTGCAGCGGATGTCCGCCCGGGACTGGTCACCGCTTGGCGCCATGGAATCCGTGCAGGCCGTTCTTGATGCCGTGTCCATCGAGCGGAATGACGAAGCGCAGCCCGTGATGCCGCTGGCTACCATCTCCGTCACGGAAGACATGGCCACAGCCATGCGGATGCACGGCATGGGCTGGGAAAGCGTCTACCACCACGAGATCCTGGCCTACGGCCTGGCACCGGAAGACCTCAAAACCATGCTTACCCAGCGGCTGCGCTGGGCCCAGGGCACCATGCAGGTGATGCTACGGGAGAACCCGCTGGTGCAGCGCGGCTTGAAATGGGGGCAGCGGCTGATGTACTTCGCCACCATGTGGACCTATCTCAGCGGCTACGCAGCCGTCATCTACTTCGCCGCGCCCATCATTTACCTGACACTGGGCGTCCTTCCCGTGAACAGCCTCAGCACGGACTTCTTCATCCGGTTCATCCCCTTCATGATCGTCAACCAGCTGCTGTTCGCGGTGGCCGGGCGCGGCATCAGCACCTGGCGGGGCCAGCAGTACAGCCTTGCGCTGTTTCCCACCTGGATCAAGGCATGCACGACGGCGGCCCGCAACGTCTGGTTCGGCCGCCCACTCGGCTTTGCCGTCACCCCCAAAGCCCGTCAGACCGGCGGACCCAGCTGGAGCCTGATCCGGCCACAGATTGCGGTGGCCGTCCTGCTGGCGATTGCCGCCGTCGTCGGTGTTGTCCGCCTGACCACGGGCCTGTCGGAACCGATTGGCACGCTGGTGAACGTCGGGTGGGTAATCTTTGACCTGGTGGTCATGAGCATTCTGGTGCGGGCAGTCCTGTACAAGGGTTTCAGACCCGAAAATGATCCTGACCCCGAGGAGAGGAAAACTGATGGAGCTCAGCTATGAGGTCAAAGACTCATACGCGGAAATCAAGGCCCAGGGACGCCTCAACATGGTGTCCGCCCCGCAGCTGCGGGAGTTCGTCGCAGGCGTAGTTGCTGCCGGATCCAGCCGGATCGTGGTGAATCTTGAAGACACCGCGTTTATGGATTCGTCAGGGCTGGGAGCCCTCATCGGCTGCCTCAAGGCCGCCCGGCAGGCCGGCGGTGATCTCCGGATCTCAGGCGTCCAGCCGCAGGTGAAAATGGTCCTGGAGCTGACCAGCATGGACCGGGTCCTGACCTCTTACGATTCCGCGGAAGAGGCGTTCGGCAATGACTGAATTTCTCGCCCGCCGGAGCTTCCGGGGCCAGTCCTCCCCGGAGGCCATCGAAGCTGTCCATGAAATGCTGGACGACCTCTGGGAAGATGCGTCCTTTGTCCCTGACATGGACCGCATGACCTTTGCCACGGCGATCATCGAGTCCGCCTCGAACATCGTCCAGCACGCCGAACCGGAAGCCCAGGATCCCGTGGAGCTGGGCGTCGACATCAGTGTCCAGCTGGCACTGCTGCAGGCCCGCGTCAGCGCCTTCCACGCCCGGGAGCCCTTCGCTTCGCAGATGGAGCCGGGCATGCCGGATGAGGACTCCGAGTCCGGCCGCGGCCTGGCCCTGATCCAGGCCTTGGTGACAACCGTGACGTTCGAGCGTCAGGACGGGACCAACACCTGGATCCTGTCCCGCGACTCCTCGCTCGCCCCGGAAAACGGGCACGTCACTCCCGGCTCCTGAACTTCACGGAGGCGTCCAGTCCGGTGGCTCCGGTGAGTTGATCCTTGACTCCCGGAGCCAGCGTGGCCACGGCACCGCTGGCCTCAGCAAGTTGCTGGACGATTGCCAGGCCCAGGCCGCTTCCCCCGGAGCTCGCCGGGCCACGCCAGAACCGGTTGAAGGCGCGCTGGCGGTCTTCGGCGGATAGCCCGGGTCCCTCATCGAGGACATGCAGCTCCACGCTGTCCGGGTTTTCGGCATGCGCAACCATGATCCGGATCAGGGACCCCTGCGGCGCTACGGCCAAGGCGTTGTCGATCAGATTGTCGATGATCTGTTCCGCTGCTCCGGGCATGGCCATGACATTTGCCTCCGGCGCCGCATCGAGCGTGATGCGGACTCCGGTTTCCTCGGCGAGGGCTTCCCACTGCTCCAGCCGGCCCCGGGCAACCTCGCTCAGATCTGTTCCGACGAGGGCCACCTCGCGGCCCTCCGCCCTGCTCAGGAGGAGCAGGCCGTCGATAATCCGTTGCAGTCTGTAGGTCTCCTCCAGGGAATCCGACACCATGACTTTGGCGGCCTCCGGATCGCTGTCCAGGGAGTCCGCGGCGTTCTCCAACCTCAGCCGCAATCCGGTCAGCGGGGTGCGGAGCTGATGGGACGCATCGCTGGCAAAGCCCCTCTGCTGCTGGAGCAGGCGTTCCATCCTCTCGGCCATGCGGTTGAAGGAACCCGCAAGAGCCCTCAGCTCCGGAGCGCCCCCGCCTTCTTCGGTCCGGGTGCCAAGATGGCCGTCGGCAAGCAGTTCCGTGGCCCGCTGCAGCCTCTGGATCCTGCTGGCAACGGCGCCGGCCATCAGGAACGCCAGCAAGCCGGCGAGCAGCACCGTGGTGCCTGCCACCGTCCACAACACCCTCAGCTGGCCGGACACCTGGTCCGTGACCACGGACGCCGGGTAGGTCAGCCGGACGGCGCCGGAAATCTTCTCGCCGCTTAGGACAGGAACGGTCACGTACAACAAATCAAAGCCCAGCGTCTGCGAGTATCGCTGACCCGAGTTGATCTGCCCGGTCAGTGCCTCGGCTATTTCCGGGCGTGAGATGTAGGAGGACCCGGTGGCGGATTGATCATCATCCGAGGTTGCCACGGCTGTGCCGGCGGGGTTGACGATCACTACCCGGGCACCGCTTGCCTCACCGTATTGCCGGACGGCTTCGGCCACGCCATCCGGCAGGCCACCGGCGGTTTCAAGCAGGCCACCGGTCCTTCCGCCGAGCAGAAATGCATCGCGTTCAAGGGAGGTGGTGAGGCGGTCGCGTTCAACGCGGACCAGATAGTTACCCAGGGGGATGTCCTGCACCAGCACCACCAGCAGGGTAGTGACCATAAAGGCGCAGATGAGCCGCCACCTCATCCGGGCACGTCCAGTCTGAACCCGACTCCCCGGACGGCCTCGATCCAGCGGGGATCCCCTAGCTTCTTACGGATGGCAGCCACGTGGGCATCGAGCGTCTTCGTGGTGCCGTACCAGGTGCCGTTCCAGACGGCGCGAAGAATATCGCTTCGCTGGCACACGGCACCCGGATCCTCCGCCAGGTAG
This genomic interval from Micrococcaceae bacterium Sec5.7 contains the following:
- the gcl gene encoding glyoxylate carboligase, encoding MTKMRTVDAAVAILEKEGATEAFGLPGAAINPFYSAMRAHGGIRHTLARHVEGASHMADGYSRAADGNIGICIGTSGPAGTDMITGLYAAWADSIPMLCITGQAPVAKLHKEDFQAVDIESIAKPVTKMAMTVLEPGQVPGAFQKAFQLMRSGRPGPVLLDLPIDVQMAEIEFDIDTYEPLAVEKPRASRKQLEKALDMLTAATHPLIVAGGGIINAGASAQLVELAELLNVPVIPTLMGWGAIADDHPLMAGMVGLQTSHRYGNETMLASDFVIGIGNRWANRHTGGLDTYTAGRKFVHIDIEPTQIGRVFSPDLGIASDAGAALDGLLELARERKAAGSLPDYSGWVAECAERKGTMHRKTHFENIPIKPQRVYEEMNRSFGKDTIYVSTIGLSQIAGAQMLHVFGPRKWINAGQAGPLGWTAPAALGVVRGKPDETVVALSGDYDFQFMIEELAVGAQFNLPYIHVVVNNSYLGLIRQSQRGFNMEQNVSLAFDNINSPETNGYGVDHVKVAEGLGCKAIRVEDPNDLGAAFDKAKAMMGEFQVPVVVEVILEKITNISMGLEINAVNEFEDLAETREDAPTAILGLQA
- a CDS encoding glycerate kinase, encoding MRVVIAPDKFKGSLSAPDVARHLEAGLQAAAGGNLEVLRIPVADGGEGTLDAAVGSGFTRRSAVVSGPTGQPLRAEFAVRGREAVIEMAAASGLAVLPPLGQHSGVPDSASAKSATSLGTGELIRAALDAGCRQIILGVGGSANTDGGAGLLQGLGAKLLDADGRELPPGGAALARLASIDLSGFDVRLEESRFVLASDVDNPLLGLEGAATIFGPQKGASPADVETLDAALANFVRVLAGEIGSRAERAAQAPGAGAAGGVGYAAIAVLAATRRPGIDVVLEFTELADRLAGADLVITGEGSLDEQSLLGKTPMGVARAASHAGVPVIAVCGRTTLSQEQLAEAGFAQVYALTDLEANVDICIAEAGPLLEQLGKHIGVQLAGNLLSGNNPASSADTKEDLHV
- the allB gene encoding allantoinase AllB, which translates into the protein MSEETYDLVIRGQRILTTAGITAREVGVRGGVIVAIEPLGNALQGTEIIELADDETLIPGLVDTHVHVNEPGRTEWEGFASATRAAAAGGVTTIIDMPLNSIPPTTTVEGLKLKREVAEDQAFVDVGFWGGAVPGNKAELRGLHDEGVFGFKCFLLHSGVDEFPHLEADEMEEDMAELKSFDSLMIVHAEDSHAIDHAPHPGGDQYSTFLASRPRGAENKAIAEVIERARWTGARAHILHLSSSDALPMIATAKRDGVHLTVETCPHYLTLMAEEIPNGATAYKCCPPIREASNRELLWKGLQDGTIDCIVSDHSPSTLDLKDLENGDFAVAWGGVSSLQLGLSLIWTEARHRGITLEQVVSWMAEKPAALARLGNKGQLALGYDADFSVFAQDEAYVVDVTKLKHKNPITPYDGKALSGVVRKTFLRGTAIDGRTPSGKLLRRGGV
- a CDS encoding winged helix-turn-helix domain-containing protein; this encodes MAVSVHAPRGFRDRRHLAPVPESKAARAEAAGAKAAGRKARGLAVWVMPADGQAIDHAVMARAAQLVLARALKIAPEAEVHWPAAGAATYPEGAGPDATDHDGGTPVPPSASTEDASTEDASLRDASTADVPPTNDAGATRLPPSAGPASRAAVDLAKGEVLLDGKRVALTGVEFKVLRYLVENCSRAISREELQRFLESWDSPGAATRSIDVYVGRVRRKLRGARHVVATVRGGGYQFIPGPSATVRGPAEYSI
- the bcp gene encoding thioredoxin-dependent thiol peroxidase, giving the protein MSPTLTTKLQPGTQAPDFTLPDADGKQVALADYRGKNVIVYFYPQAATPGCTTEACDFRDSLASLQGSGYEVLGVSPDGPEAIAAFTGDFALTFPLLSDEDHAVALAYGAWGEKLVGGEVVDGLVRSTVVLDPEGRVTLAQYQVKAQGHVQALKESLGV